In Janthinobacterium rivuli, a single genomic region encodes these proteins:
- a CDS encoding M15 family metallopeptidase, whose product MFVALVLMYFLLACFACWLLLFPGGRATVLHTLVNLGWRMQRRAQHLKGGSGAQWQRVQRHTGSGMARAWQLLWRHRWLSLAGSVLVIVPPLLAWLSSDRIALRGYADQQHVINDQVSVLLKGEQLVPPPTLPPLLFSTAEVTQLRPLLGGASRNWQLLDHDFAQRLLLVFKIMKDVHGYDMVLLEGYRSPARQDQLAAAGPNVTNAKAFQSYHQYGLAADCAFMHEGKLIISEKNAWAMRGYRLYGVTAESVGLRWGGRWTMMDFGHTELPQPRVLGK is encoded by the coding sequence ATGTTCGTCGCCCTGGTCCTGATGTATTTCCTGCTCGCCTGTTTTGCCTGCTGGCTGCTGTTGTTTCCCGGCGGCCGCGCCACCGTGCTGCACACGCTCGTCAACCTGGGCTGGCGCATGCAGCGGCGCGCGCAGCACCTGAAGGGTGGCAGCGGCGCGCAGTGGCAGCGGGTGCAGCGGCATACGGGCTCGGGCATGGCGCGCGCCTGGCAGCTGCTGTGGCGGCACCGCTGGCTGAGCCTGGCAGGCAGCGTGCTGGTGATCGTGCCGCCGCTGCTGGCCTGGCTGTCCAGCGACCGCATCGCCCTGCGCGGCTATGCCGATCAGCAACACGTCATCAACGACCAGGTCAGCGTCCTGCTGAAAGGCGAGCAGCTGGTGCCGCCGCCAACCCTGCCGCCGCTGCTGTTTTCCACGGCGGAAGTCACGCAGCTGCGTCCGCTGTTGGGCGGCGCCAGCCGCAACTGGCAATTGCTCGACCACGATTTCGCGCAGCGTTTGCTGCTGGTCTTCAAGATCATGAAAGACGTGCATGGTTATGACATGGTCTTGCTGGAAGGCTATCGCAGCCCCGCGCGCCAGGATCAACTGGCGGCGGCCGGCCCGAACGTGACGAACGCGAAGGCGTTTCAAAGCTATCACCAGTATGGCCTGGCGGCCGATTGCGCATTCATGCATGAAGGAAAGCTCATCATTTCTGAAAAAAATGCCTGGGCCATGCGCGGTTACCGTTTATATGGCGTGACGGCCGAATCGGTGGGCCTGCGCTGGGGCGGACGCTGGACCATGATGGATTTTGGCCACACGGAATTGCCGCAACCGCGCGTGCTGGGCAAGTAA
- a CDS encoding alpha/beta fold hydrolase, with protein sequence MPILNLSAETDIYYELIEGDPAKPCLVFLHEGLGCCAMWKDFPAQLCQATGCRGLLYDRHGYGQSSPLAARRQLHYLHDYALCELPQVLAALLPGQDHFLVGHSDGGSIALIYAAQQPPRLRGIITEAAHVFVEDITLDGIRVADAAFGAGKLRALAKYHGDKTETIFKAWSDTWLSYGFQFWNIEYLLPSVECPALVLQGSEDQYGSAAQVDTIVAQALNAVPAMVEQCGHTPHQEQPQALLALMEGFLQGRMDAATHPRHT encoded by the coding sequence ATGCCGATACTGAACCTGAGTGCCGAAACCGATATCTATTACGAATTGATCGAGGGCGACCCCGCCAAGCCCTGCCTGGTATTCCTGCACGAGGGACTCGGCTGCTGTGCGATGTGGAAAGATTTTCCCGCGCAGCTATGCCAGGCGACGGGGTGCCGCGGCTTGCTGTATGACCGCCACGGCTATGGGCAGTCGTCGCCGCTGGCGGCGCGCCGCCAGCTCCATTATTTGCACGACTACGCGCTGTGCGAGCTGCCGCAAGTGCTGGCGGCACTGCTGCCGGGACAGGACCATTTTCTCGTCGGCCACTCCGATGGTGGCAGCATCGCCCTGATCTATGCGGCGCAGCAGCCACCGCGCTTGCGCGGCATCATCACCGAAGCGGCGCACGTGTTTGTCGAGGACATCACGCTCGATGGCATCCGCGTGGCGGACGCGGCATTTGGCGCGGGCAAGCTGCGCGCGCTGGCGAAATACCATGGCGACAAGACGGAGACCATCTTCAAGGCCTGGTCGGACACGTGGCTCAGCTATGGCTTCCAGTTCTGGAACATCGAGTATCTGCTGCCCTCCGTCGAATGCCCGGCGCTGGTGCTGCAGGGCAGCGAGGACCAGTACGGCAGCGCGGCCCAGGTCGACACCATCGTGGCGCAGGCGCTCAACGCCGTGCCCGCCATGGTCGAGCAATGCGGCCATACGCCGCACCAGGAGCAGCCGCAGGCATTGCTGGCGCTGATGGAAGGCTTCTTGCAAGGCCGCATGGACGCGGCCACGCATCCCAGACACACATGA
- a CDS encoding GntR family transcriptional regulator, which yields MTESSATLVDKPGSGDSSAEIAQHIAAAIVARQLPPGTRLREEALCRLYGVSRTKIRAALLILSKDKLIRMVPDKGAFVSQPTEAEARDIFAARRIIEAALAREFVARAKAADYRMLERHLKAERLALTQATPLRSQLLGDFHVLLADIAGNAVLRDIVRELVGRSSLITMLYQSGHAAACSYDEHGRFLEAARSGDADLAARLMVEHLTHVEAALRFDGSAGEAKKDLVAALLM from the coding sequence ATGACAGAATCAAGCGCAACCCTGGTGGACAAACCCGGCAGCGGCGACAGCTCGGCGGAAATTGCCCAGCATATCGCGGCCGCCATCGTGGCGCGCCAATTGCCGCCCGGAACGCGGCTGCGCGAAGAAGCGCTGTGCCGGCTGTATGGCGTCAGCCGCACGAAGATCCGCGCCGCCCTGCTCATCCTCTCGAAAGACAAACTCATACGCATGGTGCCCGACAAGGGCGCCTTCGTCAGCCAGCCGACCGAAGCGGAGGCGCGCGACATCTTTGCCGCGCGGCGCATCATCGAGGCGGCCCTGGCGCGCGAATTCGTCGCGCGGGCCAAGGCTGCCGACTACAGGATGCTGGAGCGCCACCTGAAAGCGGAACGCCTGGCGCTGACGCAAGCGACGCCGCTGCGCTCGCAACTGCTGGGCGACTTTCACGTGCTGCTGGCCGATATCGCCGGCAATGCCGTGCTGCGCGATATCGTGCGCGAACTGGTGGGCCGCAGCTCGCTCATCACCATGCTGTACCAGTCGGGCCACGCCGCCGCCTGCTCATACGACGAGCACGGGCGCTTTCTCGAGGCGGCGCGCAGCGGCGATGCGGATCTGGCGGCGCGCCTGATGGTCGAGCATCTGACGCACGTGGAAGCGGCCCTGCGCTTCGACGGCAGCGCCGGCGAGGCCAAAAAAGATCTGGTGGCCGCTCTGCTGATGTAG
- a CDS encoding NCS2 family permease, with protein MQFLERYFKLKDNGTNVRTELLAGLTTFLTMAYIIFVNPSILGDAGMPKDSVFVATCLAAAIGTLIMGLYANYPIALAPGMGLNAYFSYTVVKGMGMSWEVALGAVFISGCLFILVSLFKVREMIINSIPPALRTAITVGIGLFLAIISLKSAGIVVSNPATIIALGDLHQAAPILAILGFFIIVALDRLKVPGAILIGILAITIASFFFGGNQFNGIVSAPPAIEPTLFKLDIMGALSIGIVNVVLVFFLVELFDATGTLMGVANRAGLLKDGKMERMNKALLADSTAIAAGACLGTSSTTAFVESAAGVQAGGRTGLTAVAVALLFLGSLFFAPLAHTVPPYATAPALLYVACLMLRELTFIDWDDSTESIPAAITALMMPFTYSVASGVAFGFITYAVLKLLTGKGKQVSVVAYIIAAIFLFKFIYLGE; from the coding sequence ATGCAGTTCCTGGAACGCTATTTCAAACTGAAGGACAACGGAACCAATGTGCGCACGGAGCTGCTGGCCGGCCTGACCACGTTCCTGACGATGGCCTACATCATCTTCGTCAACCCGTCCATCCTCGGCGACGCGGGCATGCCGAAAGACTCCGTTTTCGTTGCCACCTGCCTGGCGGCCGCCATCGGCACCCTGATCATGGGCCTGTATGCGAACTACCCGATCGCGCTGGCGCCGGGCATGGGCTTGAATGCGTATTTCTCGTACACGGTGGTCAAGGGCATGGGCATGAGCTGGGAAGTGGCGCTGGGCGCCGTTTTCATTTCCGGCTGCCTGTTCATCCTGGTGAGCCTGTTCAAGGTGCGCGAGATGATCATCAACAGCATCCCGCCCGCGCTGCGCACGGCCATCACGGTGGGTATCGGCCTGTTCCTGGCGATCATTTCGCTGAAAAGCGCCGGTATCGTGGTGTCGAACCCGGCCACCATCATCGCCCTGGGCGACTTGCACCAGGCGGCGCCTATTCTGGCCATCCTCGGCTTTTTCATCATCGTCGCGCTGGATCGCCTGAAAGTGCCGGGCGCCATCCTGATCGGCATCCTCGCCATCACGATTGCCAGCTTCTTCTTTGGCGGCAACCAGTTCAACGGCATCGTCTCGGCGCCGCCGGCCATCGAACCGACCCTGTTCAAGCTCGACATCATGGGCGCGCTGTCGATCGGCATCGTCAACGTCGTGCTGGTGTTTTTCCTGGTCGAACTGTTTGACGCGACGGGCACCCTGATGGGCGTGGCCAACCGCGCCGGCTTGCTGAAAGACGGCAAGATGGAGCGCATGAACAAGGCCTTGCTGGCCGATAGCACGGCGATTGCCGCCGGCGCCTGTCTGGGCACGTCGAGCACGACGGCCTTTGTGGAAAGCGCGGCCGGCGTGCAAGCGGGCGGACGCACGGGCTTGACGGCCGTGGCCGTCGCGCTGCTGTTCCTGGGCAGCCTGTTCTTCGCCCCGCTGGCGCACACGGTGCCGCCGTACGCGACGGCGCCAGCACTGCTGTACGTGGCGTGCCTGATGCTGCGCGAACTGACCTTCATCGACTGGGATGACAGCACGGAAAGCATTCCCGCCGCCATCACGGCCTTGATGATGCCGTTTACCTATTCCGTGGCCAGCGGCGTCGCGTTTGGTTTCATCACCTATGCCGTCTTGAAACTGTTGACGGGCAAGGGCAAGCAGGTATCCGTGGTGGCTTACATCATCGCCGCCATCTTCCTGTTCAAGTTTATCTACCTGGGTGAGTAG
- a CDS encoding GtrA family protein, with the protein MSHSLHHQFLRFAAVGASGTAVQYSVLWGGVEWAGISAAAASGIGYILGSVVNYLLNYFFTFKSDKGHGEAASKYFALLGIGWCINTGLMWLLVHQLGWYYWLAQVLATGIGLVWNFAGSRWWAFKPAGAATK; encoded by the coding sequence ATGTCCCATTCCCTGCATCACCAATTTTTACGTTTCGCCGCCGTCGGCGCTTCCGGCACGGCCGTGCAATACAGCGTGCTGTGGGGTGGCGTGGAATGGGCCGGCATCAGCGCCGCCGCCGCGTCCGGCATCGGCTACATCCTCGGTTCCGTCGTCAACTACCTTCTCAATTACTTTTTCACGTTTAAAAGCGACAAGGGCCATGGCGAGGCGGCCAGCAAGTATTTTGCCTTGCTGGGCATCGGCTGGTGCATCAATACGGGCCTGATGTGGCTGCTGGTGCACCAGCTGGGCTGGTATTACTGGCTGGCGCAGGTGCTGGCGACGGGCATCGGGCTGGTCTGGAATTTCGCGGGCAGCCGCTGGTGGGCCTTCAAGCCGGCAGGCGCAGCGACCAAGTAA
- a CDS encoding c-type cytochrome — MMRRLLLTLTLAAGLPLAAHAVPPAPPVTLTPDRPAAPVAAKPDARLERGRYLAIAADCMACHTAAGGKPYAGGYAIDLPLGTIYATNITPSKTGGIGHYTEADFARALREGVRADGSHLYPAMPYTSYAQLTDADVGDLYYYFMQAVKPVDEPARQTALPFPFNVRLSMLGWNTLFLDNKRFVPDPAKSAQINRGAYLAEGLAHCSACHTPRNALMAEIGSQTLAGASLGSWHAPNITSDKVSGIGAWTDAELTAYLKTGHVEGKGQAAGGMAEAIQNSLQFLRDDDVAAIVAWLRTVPPVRAPGQAKAAFSHGSAASEEAALRGMASSTEHHSLNSGAVLFSGYCASCHSASGAGSTGQSYPALFNNTATGGNTPANLVSAILFGVERKIEGEEHEAFMPRFDQRSYVQPLTDEQIASIANYVLKQYGNPDVSVTPAYVAQARSGGEKPVLARAQPFMLPGGIVGILLLIALSVWLRRRRQRKE; from the coding sequence ATGATGCGCCGCCTCTTGCTGACGCTGACCCTGGCGGCCGGCTTGCCGCTGGCTGCGCACGCTGTGCCGCCGGCGCCTCCCGTTACCCTGACGCCGGACCGGCCAGCCGCGCCCGTGGCCGCCAAGCCCGATGCGCGCCTCGAACGGGGCCGCTACCTGGCCATCGCCGCCGACTGCATGGCGTGCCATACGGCAGCGGGCGGCAAGCCGTATGCGGGCGGCTACGCCATCGATTTGCCGCTGGGCACGATTTACGCGACGAATATTACGCCGTCGAAAACAGGCGGCATCGGCCATTACACGGAAGCCGACTTTGCGCGCGCCTTGCGCGAAGGCGTGCGCGCCGATGGCAGCCACCTGTATCCGGCCATGCCTTACACCAGCTATGCGCAGCTGACGGATGCGGACGTGGGCGACCTGTATTACTACTTCATGCAGGCCGTCAAGCCTGTCGACGAGCCGGCGCGCCAGACGGCGTTGCCATTCCCGTTCAATGTGCGCCTGTCCATGCTGGGCTGGAATACCTTATTCCTCGACAATAAGCGCTTCGTGCCGGATCCGGCGAAGAGCGCGCAGATCAACCGGGGCGCTTATTTGGCCGAAGGCCTGGCGCACTGCAGCGCCTGCCACACGCCGCGCAATGCGCTGATGGCGGAAATCGGCAGCCAGACCCTGGCCGGCGCCTCGCTCGGTTCCTGGCATGCGCCGAACATCACGTCCGACAAGGTCAGCGGTATCGGCGCGTGGACGGATGCGGAACTTACGGCTTACCTGAAGACGGGCCACGTGGAAGGCAAGGGGCAGGCGGCGGGCGGCATGGCTGAAGCCATCCAGAACAGCCTGCAGTTCCTGCGCGACGACGACGTGGCCGCCATCGTGGCCTGGCTGCGCACGGTGCCGCCCGTGCGCGCGCCTGGGCAGGCCAAGGCTGCCTTCAGCCACGGCAGCGCCGCCAGCGAAGAGGCCGCCTTGCGCGGCATGGCCAGTTCCACCGAACATCACTCGCTCAACAGCGGCGCCGTGCTGTTTTCCGGCTACTGCGCCAGCTGCCATTCGGCCAGCGGCGCGGGCAGCACGGGACAAAGCTACCCCGCCCTGTTCAACAACACGGCGACGGGCGGCAATACGCCTGCCAACCTGGTGTCGGCCATTTTGTTTGGCGTCGAGCGCAAGATCGAAGGGGAGGAGCACGAAGCGTTCATGCCCCGTTTCGACCAGCGTTCCTACGTGCAACCGTTGACGGACGAGCAGATCGCTTCGATCGCCAATTACGTATTGAAACAGTATGGCAACCCGGATGTGTCCGTCACGCCCGCGTATGTGGCGCAGGCGCGCAGCGGTGGCGAGAAGCCCGTGCTGGCCCGTGCTCAGCCGTTCATGCTGCCGGGCGGCATCGTGGGCATCTTGCTGCTGATCGCGCTGTCCGTATGGCTGCGCCGGCGCCGTCAGCGCAAGGAATAA
- a CDS encoding GMC family oxidoreductase, producing MKSPQFKSNGDVVADVVIVGTGVVGAMMADQLAAQGHSVIMLEAGLRIERGQAVENWRNMPFENRVGSDFQGLYPQAENAPAPLYFPKNNYVEVSGPNGSSFQQGYLRTVGGTTWHWAASCWRHLPSDMRMKSDYGVGRDWSISYDELEPYYCRAEQEMGVAGPNDPALQSPSERSAPYPMDMVPWGYGDKRFAEVVNPHGYRSVPIPQGRSTRPWQGRPTCCGNNNCQPICPIGAMYNGIHHVERAELKGAGVLAEAVVYRIDTDQNNRVTAVHWYDAKKQSHMATGKAFVIACNGIETPRLLLLAANQNNPNGIANSSDQVGRNMMDHSGFHCTFLANEPIWTGRGPAQSSCLVGPRDGAFRAQYSANKMILNNITRVGPATQQSLKLGLVGKDLDDEIRRRAAFGVDLSISLEPLPEAHNRLTLSKTRKDPLGLACPDIYYDVGDYVRDGAKAAHAQLKHIGKLLGAVEFHITDSLNANNHIMGGVIMGSNRLDSVVDGNCRAHDHANLWLPGGGAMPSASVVNTTLSMAALGLRAADDIARTLAREAA from the coding sequence ATGAAATCACCCCAATTCAAGAGTAATGGCGACGTCGTCGCTGATGTCGTCATCGTCGGCACGGGCGTCGTCGGTGCCATGATGGCCGACCAGCTGGCTGCGCAAGGCCATTCCGTGATCATGCTGGAAGCGGGCCTGCGCATCGAGCGGGGACAAGCCGTGGAAAACTGGCGCAACATGCCGTTCGAAAACCGCGTCGGCTCCGACTTCCAGGGCCTGTATCCCCAGGCGGAAAACGCGCCCGCACCCCTGTATTTCCCGAAGAATAACTACGTGGAAGTGTCCGGCCCCAACGGCAGCAGTTTCCAGCAGGGCTATCTGCGCACGGTGGGCGGCACAACCTGGCACTGGGCCGCGTCGTGCTGGCGCCATTTGCCGTCCGACATGCGCATGAAGAGCGATTACGGGGTAGGGCGCGACTGGTCCATTTCCTACGATGAGCTGGAGCCGTACTATTGCCGCGCCGAGCAGGAAATGGGCGTGGCCGGCCCCAACGATCCCGCCCTGCAATCGCCGAGCGAGCGCAGTGCGCCGTATCCGATGGACATGGTGCCCTGGGGTTATGGCGACAAGCGCTTTGCCGAAGTGGTCAACCCGCACGGCTACCGCTCCGTGCCGATCCCGCAAGGCCGTTCGACCCGCCCATGGCAGGGCCGCCCGACCTGCTGCGGCAATAACAATTGCCAGCCGATCTGCCCCATCGGCGCCATGTACAACGGCATCCACCACGTGGAACGGGCCGAGCTGAAGGGTGCGGGTGTGCTGGCCGAGGCCGTCGTCTACCGCATCGACACGGACCAGAACAACAGAGTCACCGCCGTGCACTGGTACGACGCCAAGAAACAGTCGCACATGGCGACCGGCAAGGCCTTCGTGATCGCCTGTAATGGCATCGAAACACCGCGCTTGCTGTTGCTGGCGGCCAACCAGAACAATCCGAACGGCATCGCCAACAGTTCCGACCAGGTGGGCCGCAACATGATGGACCACTCGGGTTTCCACTGTACTTTCCTCGCCAATGAACCGATCTGGACGGGCCGTGGCCCCGCGCAAAGCAGCTGCCTGGTGGGCCCGCGCGACGGCGCCTTCCGTGCGCAGTATTCGGCCAACAAGATGATCCTGAATAACATCACGCGTGTCGGACCGGCTACCCAGCAGTCGTTGAAGCTGGGCCTGGTAGGCAAGGATCTCGATGACGAGATCCGCCGCCGCGCCGCGTTCGGCGTGGACTTGTCGATCAGCCTGGAACCCTTGCCCGAAGCGCATAACCGCCTGACATTGAGCAAGACGCGCAAGGACCCGCTGGGCCTGGCCTGCCCCGACATTTACTATGACGTGGGCGACTATGTGCGCGATGGCGCGAAGGCCGCGCATGCGCAGCTCAAGCACATCGGCAAGCTGCTCGGCGCCGTGGAATTCCACATCACCGACAGCCTGAACGCGAATAACCACATCATGGGCGGCGTCATCATGGGTTCAAATCGTCTTGACTCCGTGGTCGACGGCAATTGCCGCGCCCACGATCATGCCAATCTGTGGCTGCCGGGCGGCGGCGCCATGCCGTCGGCCAGCGTCGTCAACACCACCCTCAGCATGGCCGCGCTCGGCCTGCGCGCGGCCGACGACATCGCCCGTACCCTGGCAAGGGAGGCCGCATGA
- a CDS encoding sugar dehydrogenase complex small subunit encodes MNHPDSDPSATSVSSFPRISRRHALIGLAALLAQAGFWSNPLSAAMQAPASGPATGLAPATMLFYTLSQTITGHRDLSAATAARIEQAMRTNVPGFAERLPQLGALLVTGQEAKALLAAASAADAGLRELALAIVAAWYTGTVAGNAAQGTKSIVVAYAEALMYRTVADGQVVPTYCNYGPLWWLKAPPAVRVSAPVEPKPVPAPATTGTPETKGKQAK; translated from the coding sequence ATGAACCATCCAGACAGCGATCCATCTGCAACATCCGTTTCATCCTTTCCCCGTATCAGCCGCCGCCACGCCCTGATCGGCCTGGCCGCCTTGCTGGCGCAGGCCGGTTTCTGGAGCAATCCCCTGTCGGCCGCCATGCAGGCGCCGGCTAGCGGGCCGGCAACGGGCCTGGCGCCCGCCACCATGCTGTTCTACACCCTGTCGCAAACGATCACGGGCCACCGCGATTTGTCCGCCGCGACGGCGGCGCGCATCGAGCAAGCCATGCGTACGAACGTGCCCGGCTTCGCCGAGCGCTTGCCGCAGCTGGGCGCGCTGCTCGTCACGGGCCAGGAAGCGAAAGCCCTGCTGGCGGCCGCCAGCGCCGCCGATGCCGGCCTGCGCGAACTGGCGCTGGCCATCGTTGCCGCCTGGTACACGGGCACCGTCGCCGGCAACGCGGCGCAGGGCACGAAGTCCATCGTCGTCGCCTACGCCGAGGCCTTGATGTACCGCACGGTGGCCGATGGCCAGGTCGTGCCGACCTATTGCAACTACGGCCCCCTGTGGTGGCTGAAGGCGCCGCCGGCCGTGCGCGTTTCCGCGCCCGTGGAACCGAAACCCGTACCGGCCCCGGCCACCACCGGCACCCCTGAAACTAAAGGCAAGCAAGCAAAATGA
- a CDS encoding GNAT family N-acetyltransferase: MHDLPLSAPYQLRLQRDDDDGFAAALYSSTRDDLRQMPADPAVIEQLIAMQRRMQSHGYRQAYPHAVYLVLLHGDTPIGRLILDRQDQVLHLVDIAILPAAQGQGAGSAVLRGLQAQAGAQQCRIHLAVNKSNTAAHALYRRLGFRLRGENDVQEQLEWSAP; the protein is encoded by the coding sequence ATGCACGACTTGCCGCTTTCCGCCCCCTACCAGTTGCGCCTCCAGCGCGACGACGACGATGGCTTTGCCGCCGCGCTGTACAGTTCCACGCGCGACGACCTGCGCCAGATGCCGGCCGATCCCGCCGTCATCGAACAGCTGATCGCCATGCAGCGGCGCATGCAAAGCCACGGTTACCGACAGGCGTATCCGCACGCCGTGTACCTGGTGCTGCTGCACGGCGACACGCCCATCGGCCGCCTGATCCTCGACCGCCAGGATCAGGTGCTGCACCTGGTCGACATCGCCATCCTGCCCGCCGCACAAGGCCAGGGCGCCGGCAGCGCCGTGCTGCGCGGCCTGCAGGCGCAAGCGGGCGCACAGCAATGCCGGATCCATCTTGCCGTCAACAAAAGCAACACGGCAGCGCACGCCCTGTACCGGCGGCTGGGCTTTCGATTGCGCGGGGAAAACGACGTCCAGGAGCAGCTGGAATGGAGCGCGCCATAG
- a CDS encoding aspartyl/asparaginyl beta-hydroxylase domain-containing protein → MERAIVPAPKPPSTWLRLPLRFDVARMQRESDQFAAGEWINHFNTGAYENGWSCVPLRSPGGAAGDIMPVDGAAYADTPQLARCPCLREVLASFACEIRAARLMALAPGAVIRAHRDAGTSLADGLVRIHIPVHTTPQVVFSIDGENVHFAAGHAWYMDASCLHAVHNQGAAPRIHLVLDCVTNAWLEALFASAGFVPKAAPKYGDPSINDGNVRAVIAQLRLSPSPASLALAGELAALADGSAP, encoded by the coding sequence ATGGAGCGCGCCATAGTGCCGGCACCGAAGCCCCCGAGCACCTGGCTGCGACTGCCGCTGCGCTTCGACGTGGCGCGCATGCAGCGCGAGAGCGACCAGTTCGCCGCCGGCGAGTGGATCAATCATTTCAATACGGGCGCCTATGAAAACGGCTGGAGCTGCGTGCCGCTGCGCTCGCCCGGCGGAGCAGCCGGCGACATCATGCCCGTCGACGGCGCCGCCTATGCCGACACGCCGCAACTGGCGCGCTGCCCCTGCCTGCGCGAAGTGCTGGCCAGCTTCGCCTGCGAGATCCGCGCCGCGCGCCTGATGGCTTTGGCACCGGGCGCCGTCATCCGCGCGCACCGCGACGCCGGCACGTCACTGGCCGATGGCCTGGTCCGCATCCACATCCCCGTCCACACTACGCCGCAGGTCGTGTTCAGCATCGACGGCGAGAACGTCCACTTTGCGGCCGGCCACGCCTGGTACATGGACGCCAGTTGCCTGCACGCGGTGCACAACCAGGGCGCGGCGCCGCGCATCCACCTCGTGCTCGACTGCGTCACCAATGCCTGGCTCGAAGCGCTGTTCGCCTCGGCCGGCTTCGTGCCGAAAGCGGCCCCGAAATATGGCGACCCCAGCATCAACGATGGCAATGTGCGGGCCGTCATCGCCCAGCTGCGACTGTCGCCCTCGCCTGCCAGCCTGGCGCTGGCCGGCGAATTGGCCGCCTTGGCCGACGGGAGCGCGCCATGA
- a CDS encoding Dabb family protein has translation MTCSIPLRHIVLCDFLEDITPAKHAELVHEFSQLKHRIPGVLQFEWGPNVSPEGLDDGFTDCFTLTFDGASARDVYLAHPAHLAFVDLLKPWLGRVLVFDYQPRESPG, from the coding sequence ATGACCTGTTCTATCCCGTTGCGCCATATCGTCCTGTGTGATTTTCTCGAGGACATCACACCGGCCAAGCATGCCGAGCTGGTCCATGAGTTTTCCCAGCTTAAACACCGCATTCCCGGCGTGCTGCAATTCGAATGGGGGCCGAATGTCAGTCCGGAAGGCCTCGATGACGGCTTTACCGATTGCTTTACCTTGACCTTCGATGGCGCCAGCGCGCGCGACGTGTACCTGGCCCATCCGGCCCACCTGGCCTTTGTCGATCTGCTCAAGCCATGGCTGGGGCGGGTGCTGGTATTTGACTATCAGCCCAGGGAAAGTCCGGGCTGA
- a CDS encoding alpha/beta fold hydrolase, with translation MMKNADAFTAILKNRFTLVQWDQRDAGKTLKLNPSPSQPSVAQMEQDTYQVITFLQKELKQEKIYLLGSSWGNVLGFHIVKQHPELLHAYFAVNPVISQLASEKELLKTLKVHFKDNAVASQELGSITFPFTSDESMFYLRKWLFYKDGKEFATSEGFKTGFLQWSKTWSPVWNEVMNIDLPKTLQSVDCPVYFFVGKNDIQTSTRITQDYFEQLQAPRKGLFLFEQSGHQIHQDEPEKFQRSIIGTLPAPIASR, from the coding sequence ATGATGAAGAATGCGGATGCCTTTACCGCCATCCTGAAAAACAGATTTACGCTGGTGCAATGGGATCAGCGCGATGCGGGAAAAACCCTGAAACTGAATCCGTCGCCTAGCCAGCCTTCCGTCGCGCAGATGGAACAGGACACCTACCAGGTCATCACGTTTCTGCAAAAAGAGCTCAAGCAGGAAAAAATATACTTGCTGGGCAGTTCCTGGGGCAATGTGCTCGGCTTTCATATCGTCAAACAGCATCCGGAACTGCTGCATGCGTATTTCGCCGTCAATCCCGTCATCAGCCAGCTGGCCAGCGAAAAGGAATTACTGAAAACCTTGAAAGTGCATTTCAAGGACAATGCCGTCGCCAGCCAGGAACTGGGAAGCATCACTTTCCCGTTTACCAGTGACGAAAGCATGTTTTATCTAAGGAAATGGCTTTTTTACAAGGATGGCAAGGAATTTGCGACGAGTGAGGGCTTCAAGACGGGTTTTCTTCAATGGTCGAAAACCTGGTCGCCAGTCTGGAACGAAGTCATGAACATTGATCTGCCCAAGACCTTGCAAAGCGTTGACTGCCCCGTGTATTTCTTCGTCGGCAAGAACGACATCCAGACCTCCACTCGCATCACGCAAGACTATTTTGAGCAGTTGCAGGCGCCAAGGAAGGGGCTGTTTTTATTTGAACAGTCGGGACATCAGATACACCAGGATGAACCGGAAAAATTCCAGCGATCGATCATCGGGACCCTGCCCGCGCCAATCGCGTCGCGCTGA